One part of the Eriocheir sinensis breed Jianghai 21 chromosome 6, ASM2467909v1, whole genome shotgun sequence genome encodes these proteins:
- the LOC126989655 gene encoding protein maelstrom homolog isoform X2 codes for MGKQKRRNAFFYFMMAKKPEVEKRLKRKMEMAKLVTAEWQALPEEQWKKYQLMTGESRERLDCRGVPLRCLDEAAQEKKHQAEEMKRDNADLVDMSRMCNALHQASFILVSTSYYAHTDHGHYVTAELSLLRFSQRNGIMKLFHCVVAPIVLPRPGSTRWRLTRCWVTRRAWGTALRKLPRI; via the exons ATGGGCAAGCAGAAGAGACGCAACGCCTTCTTCTACTTTATGATGGCCAAGAAACCCGAGGTGGAGAAGCGGCtcaagagaaagatggagatggCCAAGCTGGTGACGGCGGAGTGGCAG GCACTCCCGGAGGAACAGTGGAAGAAGTACCAGCTGATGACCGGAGAAAGCAGGGAGAGGCTGGACTGCCGAGGGGTGCCGCTGCGGTGCCTGGACGAGGCGGCCCAGGAGAAAAAGCACCAGgccgaggagatgaagagggacaaTGCTGACTTGGTGGACATGTCCCGGATGTGcaatg cgCTGCACCAGGCCAGCTTCATCCTAGTCAGCACAAGCTATTATGCCCACACTGACCACGGCCACTATGTCACCGCTGAGCTGAGTCTGCTGCGCTTCAGCCAAAGGAACGGAATCATGAAGTTGTTTCACTGTGTTGTTGCGC CCATCGTGCTGCCTCGGCCAGGAAGCACTCGCTGGAGACTCACACGCTGCTGGGTGACTCGGAGGGCTTGGGGAACAGCCTTGAGGAAACTGCCAAGAATCTGA
- the LOC126989655 gene encoding protein maelstrom homolog isoform X1: MGKQKRRNAFFYFMMAKKPEVEKRLKRKMEMAKLVTAEWQALPEEQWKKYQLMTGESRERLDCRGVPLRCLDEAAQEKKHQAEEMKRDNADLVDMSRMCNALHQASFILVSTSYYAHTDHGHYVTAELSLLRFSQRNGIMKLFHCVVARLGQSLLALGGVTMDGKGRAGLDDKTMGGGGRLSLAWL, translated from the exons ATGGGCAAGCAGAAGAGACGCAACGCCTTCTTCTACTTTATGATGGCCAAGAAACCCGAGGTGGAGAAGCGGCtcaagagaaagatggagatggCCAAGCTGGTGACGGCGGAGTGGCAG GCACTCCCGGAGGAACAGTGGAAGAAGTACCAGCTGATGACCGGAGAAAGCAGGGAGAGGCTGGACTGCCGAGGGGTGCCGCTGCGGTGCCTGGACGAGGCGGCCCAGGAGAAAAAGCACCAGgccgaggagatgaagagggacaaTGCTGACTTGGTGGACATGTCCCGGATGTGcaatg cgCTGCACCAGGCCAGCTTCATCCTAGTCAGCACAAGCTATTATGCCCACACTGACCACGGCCACTATGTCACCGCTGAGCTGAGTCTGCTGCGCTTCAGCCAAAGGAACGGAATCATGAAGTTGTTTCACTGTGTTGTTGCGC GCCTCGGacaaagcctgttggctcttggGGGGGTGACGATGGACGGGAAAGGTCGTGCAGGCCTGGACGACAAaaccatgggaggaggaggaagactttccCTCGCTTGGCTCTGA